Part of the Imperialibacter roseus genome, TGCGTGGTTGATCGCTTCCTTGGTTTGAGGCATCACGTTGTCGTCCGCTGCCACCACAATAATCGCTATATCGGTAAGTGCTGCACCTCTTGCACGCATGGCGGTAAATGCCTCGTGACCAGGTGTGTCAAGGAAGGCAATTTTGTTGCCACCCGATGTCTCCACGTCATATGCGCCAATGTGCTGCGTAATGCCACCAGCCTCACCGGCTGTAACTTTAGTCTTCCTGATATAATCGAGGAGGGAAGTTTTACCGTGGTCAACGTGGCCCATGATGGTGACGATAGGAGCTCTGGGCTCATCGTCCTCAATATCGTCCTCAGTATTAATAGCCTCTGACTCTTCTTCGGAAGTTGAGAATTCAATATCAAAACCGAATTCATCTGCTATCACGGTAATAGTTTCTGCATCGAGACGCTGGTTAATGGAAACGAAGATTCCCATGCTCAAACAAGCAGAAATTACGTCGTTAACAGAAACCCCCATCAAAGAGGCAAGGTCATTGGCAGAGATAAACTCTGTAACCTTAAGCGTCTTAGAGTCTTCCTGCTGCTGGAGCATCTTCTCTTCTTCCGCCTCAGCTTTGGCCGATCTCTTGTCTCTTCTGTACTTTGACCTGTTGGCTCCCTGGCCTGGCTTACTGCCCTTACTCAAGCGGGCGAGTGTAGCTTTTATTTTATCCTGTATTTCTTTGTCAGAAACCTCTTCTTTTTTCTCAAACCGCCCCTTAGCAGGTGCCGTAGCGGGCTTGCCTGGCTCTGGTTTTTTGAATCTCGAATTGTCACCACCTTCTTTTCCTTCAACAACTATGCGCTTGCGTGGACGCTTCTTTTTCTTCTTGTCTCTATCGTCAGAGCTGGCAACAGGTTGCTTTTTCTTTGCCTCGGGCAGTTCAATCTTTCCAAGAACAGTCAGGCCCTTAAGGGCGTCGGCCTTAGCCTCAATTACCCGATCTTCTTTTTTGATAATTGGCTCAGGTTTGGCCAGCACTGGCGGCTCCTCGGCTACTTTTTCAGGAGCCTCTTTGAGCTCCTCTTTTGGAGCTTTGGGCGCTTCAGCCACTTCGGCGGGAGGCTCAGGTGTTTCCACTTTGGCCTCTGCTTTAGGTGCTTCCTCTACTACTTTCTTTTCCTCCTTAGGAGGCTCTGGAGTAGCAGCTTTAGGGGCTGGTTCCTCTTCCTTTTTTGGAGCTTTTTTGGGCTCAAGGTCGATTTTACCAACTACTTTAATTCCCTGAAGTTTCGGGGTTTGAGTTGTTGGCTCCTCCACTTCTTCAGCAGCTTCTTCCTTAGGCTGCTCTTTGCTGGAAAGGTTCTTTATTAAGATTTCTTCTTCTTCATCAGACGATCCGCTCTCCTGTGGAGAGTTCGTATTGATAACCACATTGTCAGAATGCTTCTTACCAATAGTAATGCCGGAAGCTTCTTCTTTCTCGTGGGCAGAAGTAGCAAATTCTCTTGCCAAAATATCGTACTGCTCCTGAGTGAGCTTGGCATTCGGGCTGCTATCGATTGAAAAGCCCTTCTTCTCCAGAGCCTGAATGACAGTATTTGTACCAACATTCAACTTTCTGGCGACCTGGCTTAGTCTCCACATTCTGTCTTCACTCATACGCAAATATGACTCTTTAAAGCGTGTTATTAAAATTATTATTCAAATTCCTGACGGAGGATAGAGAGCACATCTTGTACTGTTTCCTCCTCCAAATCGGTCCTTCGGATGAGTTCTTCCTTTGTCAAATTAAGAACGCTACGGGCAGTGTCGAGGCCGATTTTCTTGAGCTCGTCAATTACCCAGCCTTCAATTTCATCTGAAAATTCATCCAAAGATACGTCCTCTACTTCGTGGCCTTCAAGCTCACGGAACACATCGATTTCAAGATCCACCAAGCGGCTGGCCAGCTTGATATTCTGTCCGCCTTTTCCGATCGCCAACGATACCTGATCAGGTTTGAGGTACACTGACACTCTTCCATTTTCGGGCTCCACCTTCATGCTGGATATTTTGGCAGGACTCAATGCCCTGGATATATACAGCTCAGTGTTTTCAGTATAGTTGATAACGTCTATATTTTCATTTTCAAGCTCTCTCACGATGCTGTGAATCCTTGAGCCTTTCATACCTACGCAGGCGCCAACCGGATCAATCCTGTCGTCGTAAGACTCCACAGCTACCTTGGCTCTTTCGCCAGGCTCACGAACCACCTTTTTAATGGTGATCAAGCCATCATACACCTCTGGCACTTCACTTTCGAAAAGTCTTTCAAGGAAAACCGTCGAAGTTCGGGAAAGAATAATCTTTGGGTTTCCATTGACCATTTCCACTCTATGAACAATCGCACGTACATTTTCCCCCTTCTTAAAGCGATCCTTAGGGATCTGCTCAAATTTTGGCAGTATCAACTCATTCCCTTCAGCGTCAACCAGTAATATCTCCCTTCCAAGCACCTGGTAAACTTCACCAAGAATAATCTCGCCAACGAGTTCCTTATATTTCTGGAAAAGAATGTCCTTTTCAAGGTCTTTGATTTTCTGAATAAGCGTTTGGCGAGCCATTTGTACTGCTCTTCTACCAAAGTCTTCAAGCTTAACTTCTTCTGCTACTTCTTCTCCAATCTCAAAGTCAGGCTCTATTTTTCTCGCTTCTGTAAGGCTTACTTTATCGTGGTCCCAAATGTCTTCCGAGTTATCGTCTACGATTTCTCTGAATCGCCAAATCTCAAGGTCTCCTTTGTCCGCATTGATAATGATGTCAAAGTTTTCATCAGTTTCAAATCTCTTCCTGATCATAGTCCTGAATACATCCTCCAGGATACGGATCATTGTTGGGCGGTCAATGTTTTTTCTCTTTGCAAAATCCGCAAAGGATTCTATAAGAAATACGCTATCCATAGTAAACTGCCTAAAAGGTGACTAAAACTTTTGTATGATGAATGTCCTGAAATAGTATTGTGCTCATTTCGGTGACTTTTTTATTTTTTACTTCTATTTGAATCTCTTGTTCACTCACAGCTATCAACTTGCCCTTTTCTTCCTTTCCGTCGGTCTTAAACACCTTTACCGACCTGCCCATGTTCTTGTAGTACTGCCTTAGCAGTTTTAACGGCTGGTCAATTCCTGCGGAAGATACCTCCAACTGATACGCATCTTTGATCAAGTCTTCTTCATCTAGTTTGGCAGCTAGTTTCCGGCTAATCTTCGCACACTGCTCGATGGTAATTCCACTGTCTCCATCGAGAAATACTCTTAGCTTTTGGTAGCTCTTTG contains:
- the infB gene encoding translation initiation factor IF-2, whose product is MSEDRMWRLSQVARKLNVGTNTVIQALEKKGFSIDSSPNAKLTQEQYDILAREFATSAHEKEEASGITIGKKHSDNVVINTNSPQESGSSDEEEEILIKNLSSKEQPKEEAAEEVEEPTTQTPKLQGIKVVGKIDLEPKKAPKKEEEPAPKAATPEPPKEEKKVVEEAPKAEAKVETPEPPAEVAEAPKAPKEELKEAPEKVAEEPPVLAKPEPIIKKEDRVIEAKADALKGLTVLGKIELPEAKKKQPVASSDDRDKKKKKRPRKRIVVEGKEGGDNSRFKKPEPGKPATAPAKGRFEKKEEVSDKEIQDKIKATLARLSKGSKPGQGANRSKYRRDKRSAKAEAEEEKMLQQQEDSKTLKVTEFISANDLASLMGVSVNDVISACLSMGIFVSINQRLDAETITVIADEFGFDIEFSTSEEESEAINTEDDIEDDEPRAPIVTIMGHVDHGKTSLLDYIRKTKVTAGEAGGITQHIGAYDVETSGGNKIAFLDTPGHEAFTAMRARGAALTDIAIIVVAADDNVMPQTKEAINHAKVAGVPIVIAINKVDKANANPNKIKEELSQINILVEDWGGKYQCQEISAKTGQGIDDLLEKVLLEAEILELKAKASKKAVGSVIEASLDKGRGYVATVMVQNGTLNIGDVVLAGSHFGKVKAMFDHRGTRLKQAGPSTPVLLLGLDGAPQAGEKLNVMESDREARDIAYKRQQIQREQNLRTKKHITLDEIGRRLAIGSFRELNVIVKGDVDGSIEALADSLLKLSTPEVQVNIIHKAVGQISESDVLLASASDAIIVGFQVRPSSSARRLAEQEEIEIRLYSIIYDAINEIKDAMEGMLAPEFQEVITGNVEIREVFKISKVGTVAGCMVTDGFIKRNNQIRIIRDGIVVYTGEIQQLRRFKDDVAEVKQGYECGISIKNFNNLEEGDIIEGFEQREVKRSL
- a CDS encoding ribosome maturation factor RimP → MAEESIIKDWLDEMIDSSLFVVEVSLTGPKSYQKLRVFLDGDSGITIEQCAKISRKLAAKLDEEDLIKDAYQLEVSSAGIDQPLKLLRQYYKNMGRSVKVFKTDGKEEKGKLIAVSEQEIQIEVKNKKVTEMSTILFQDIHHTKVLVTF
- the nusA gene encoding transcription termination factor NusA — translated: MDSVFLIESFADFAKRKNIDRPTMIRILEDVFRTMIRKRFETDENFDIIINADKGDLEIWRFREIVDDNSEDIWDHDKVSLTEARKIEPDFEIGEEVAEEVKLEDFGRRAVQMARQTLIQKIKDLEKDILFQKYKELVGEIILGEVYQVLGREILLVDAEGNELILPKFEQIPKDRFKKGENVRAIVHRVEMVNGNPKIILSRTSTVFLERLFESEVPEVYDGLITIKKVVREPGERAKVAVESYDDRIDPVGACVGMKGSRIHSIVRELENENIDVINYTENTELYISRALSPAKISSMKVEPENGRVSVYLKPDQVSLAIGKGGQNIKLASRLVDLEIDVFRELEGHEVEDVSLDEFSDEIEGWVIDELKKIGLDTARSVLNLTKEELIRRTDLEEETVQDVLSILRQEFE